GGTGCTTCTGCATCAGGGCCACCAAGAAGCTGCAGGCCACCTCGTCATCCCCGGGGTCATCATCCTCTTCTAGCAGCTTGATCTTAAACTGGGGATTGATCCAGAACGTGGCTGGGAGGAAGAAGACATGGATGATACACCTGGCCGAATCACATCACCAAGAGCGGAGATGCGGGAGGTACCTGGGTTGTTCCTGCAGCCCCCGGCAGTGCTCCCTCGGCGCCATGTGCCCTCGAACACCTGCGTGTGCCACCTGCTGAGCTCATCTTTGGTGAGGGCATCGGGGGTTAGGTTGCAGATCTCCAGCCTGGAGAACTCCCTCATGAAGTCCCGGAAAGACATCCTGTGGGGAAGCAGGCAGAGGCTGAGGCCAAGGGATGGCTGAGGAGTGCAAGCAGCACTAGACTCAGCCACAGCTGCCTCTGCTAGGTGGAGAGAGATGGAAATCATCCCAGAGCCCCTTCACATGGCAGCGAGCTGAATGCTGGATGCTCTGTTGTGGAACAGGTCTCATATGAGCCAGGCTGTCTCTGGTGGTGTTGGCACCCACCAAGTCCTTCACCCTAAGTCTTGAGGGACCAAAGCAGTGACATCCAGGAGGAGGAAACGCACAAAGGCACCATCACAATTACAGGTGGCCTTGTGATGGGGGTACCAGGGGGTACAAAAGCCAAGACTACTGGCAAGCAGCCTGTCTAGGTGACACATGCTTCAGCCTGCCTACCACAGCGGGTGACAGGGATCAGGGCAAAGGGCTCCTTCTGTTCAATCTCCCATCTCCAATGGTGGCAAGCAATGGTGGCAGAGGAAGCAGATCAGACCCAGCATAACCTCAACATCCAGCAACACAAGACCTGCACTTGAGGCTCACTCAGACCATCAGTTTTAATAGCCACACAGGATCTGGACTCATCTGAATGGTCACACTTTGAACTTACAAAACACCCCTGCAGTGCAGTCCCACACCAGGCTTCCAACATCAGCCTaagctgctgctccctggtgACCCCTTTGTTCTGGtggtttcagaagaaaaaaaccttcttcctgCTCACTCTGCATTTCCAGTTCCTTCTGAAGTACTCAGGTTCCCCTTTCAACCACTTGACAACTACACATAGCCAACTTTTTCAGAGAATTAAGGGACACCGATATCATCTACACTGAGCAGTCATAGCTCACTTAAAGCCCAGTGCTAGATTTGTGAAATAACGGATGTTTGTCCTTCTTAGGAATTTACAAGGATTTAGTTGTGGTTAGTTtctttgaaggaagaaaaattattagaatcattgaatattctgaattggaaggaacccacaaggatcattgagtccaactcctggctccctGTAGCACTATCCAAAATTCAATCCCTatatctgagagcattgtccacatgctccttgaactccagaagcgtgctgtgaccactgccctggggagcctgttccagggtGCAACCATCTTCTggtgaagaacattttcctaatattcaacctaTTAACTAGATCAGATAAGAAAACGTTACCAGGCTTTTGGCAATGGAACAGCTAATGAAGGCAGGTCATGTGTTTCGGGACACCTGCAGGTTTTCTTTCAGGCTCCCCTGCTCATTCCCAAACTggatgctgaagaaaagcagcacttcGCTCTGGCACTCACCAGAACTCTCCATCCTCCAtcttcagctgcagctcttccctgtCACTGGGGTCAATGTTGTCCCACTCGGAAGAGCTGGAACAGCCGGAGAAAAACAATTAGATGAGAAGTACTCAAGGTGAGCTGAGACATTTGCAGTGCTACGCAGTTTGGTGTTGGCGCTCAAAAGACCCATTCCCCAACACGAAGGGAACAGCATGCTGTCAACTCCCACTCAACAGTGCTGTGCAAGAGGTGTCCCAACTGTTTCAATGGCGGTGtcagcagctggctgaagtCCCATGTGAACTCACCCATCACTCCAGGCTCCAGTCCACTCCACCTGACCCCAGGGGTTCCTGATACGGATGAGCTGTTCCTGCTGACCCCGGTAGTTCACCTGCCAGCCATCAAATGCAGGAAGTCAAACCCACATCTCGGGCCACGGCATCTTAACGCTATTACAGTCTTATGCACCCAACTCACATCTCTGAAGGCTGTGACAGAATAGGCATGGCCCTTCACCAGCTTCTTGAAGGTCACTGCTTCCATATCAAAGGCACTTGTGATCTGAAAAGAACATGCAAACCTCAGGTGAATATGATTAATGTAGTTCTATTCCCCTACCCCTTCTTAGAGGAGGCTGAGACACTGCAAGGACAATGaacctttttttccacaatgcTCCCGTCAGGAGCACTGAAGATTCATAATGAAACCACtaaaacttcagaaagcataagaaaatgttgtttcatGCTTCCCAGAACACAGTATTGTCACTAGGAGCACAGAGGTAGTGTCCTCATCAACTACAAAAGCAGCTTACACAATGCATCATGGTGATGCACAGACACTGTTGGGACTGACTGTCTCTTTAGAAAAGTACACCCCAGCCACACGTTCAATGCAGGCAGCAGCTAACCCTGGGAGCTGTGTTTGTTACTACTCCGATTTGCCAATCCAACAGGTACTGCTGTCAGTGGTGACAGAGAGGGTGTACCCTGTTGTTTGTGACCAAAAGGGAGAGGACAGAAGTCCCTAGCCCAGCTAACATGCAGATGCTGACGCAGGATGCAGCCAGAGCTCTAGGTAGAGCCTTGTTCCTGAGCCTGGCTTCAGATGGATGTTTCCCATTCCACCAAAACAAGACCATTCCCAGCCACTAAGGTACAGCCCCATGCCCCTCAGCTGTCACACTGGTTCTGGGAAAGGTGCTCTGCCAAGAGGCGAAAGAAGTCCCCTCCCATCCAGTGTCCCAGCAAAATAACCACCTTGGGTctggaggagggctgtgaagcCTCACTTTGGCCATCAGTGGAGGAGAAGACATCCACAGTTCACCGCAAAGAGCAGCGTAACACTTACGTCGatggagcagcccagcagggacCCCCTCTCCAGCGCCTTGCGAATGATGTGGCCCATGTTGCGCGGTGCCCGCTTGAGGTCATACATCTCTGCTACGCCGCCGGTGAAATCCTCGAAGCCCTCGGTGGTGCTGCCCCCCGAGAGCGACTCGTAGCAGCCGTTCAGCCTGAGCACGAGGCAGCGAGAGGGGCATGTGAGGTGACAAGGTTACACCGTGCTGCCGCTCCGTCCCATCCCCCAGCAACTTTGTGCCCATGGTGGTAGGACTCACTTGGCATAGGCTTTCTCCAGCAGAGCACTCCAGAACTCTGTGCACTCCGCTGAATGCACAAACAGCAGCTCCCCGTCCTTGGTGGGCAGCAGGTCGTCCACCACCACGTCCACCCACTCACCAAACTGCCAGATCTGGGGTAAAGAAGGGGTGAGCGGGACAGGGTGAGCCCTAGACAGCCCATCGTTCCCCCAGCCCAccagctgtgcagagccaggagctccCAGCCTACCTGGAAGTGGAAGATGCCAGCGTAGTCCTCCTGGAAGCTCTGCCCATGGGGCACCACACGGTGCAAGAGCTCCTCATTGAGAGTGAGGGAGCCgatggcagccagcagccagcagtcacctggggaaggagaagaagctTAGCCAGGGGTGGCGATGGGTGCCAGGCCGTGCAGAAGCCCCTGGTATGCTCTCCCTGTGAACGAGGTGCTGTGTCAGGAGGGCAGCCAACACGGAGGTGGCGTTCTCCTCTGCGTGGTGCGCTGCACTCTGCTCAAAAAGCAAGTGGAGAACCTGGAGAGGGGCCAATGCCCCTTGCTCCTCGCCCACACAGTGCAATGGCAGGTGCCTGGACAGAAACAATTGCTCAGGGCAGAGAAGGGAACAACCCTCTGTGACCTGCTGTCTACATCCAGGCCACTGTGACAGTCAGCATCAACAGCCCCTCCTGCAGTCATTTACCTGGAGCCTCCTGAGCGCTCCTCGTATCTCAGGACAGCGAATTTTGTAATGCAATTACgctttgcattttaataaaagtttcCCCTTGTTTTCAGTCACCAAGCAGGAGGCTTAATGCTGGTGCCCTGGATTCAAGTTCCAAGAAATAACACTGCAATTCTCCTTCCAAATGCTATTTAGCCACAAGCACTGCTCTATGCCAGCACTgctttttccattctttgccttagttccccttcctcttctgcctttAAAGCCTGTCATACATTAGCCTCGAGCCTGGATAacctgtgctgggctgtggttgacaaaatggcatttcaaaCCTTGCCCTCCTAATGACCAGTTGAGAAACACCACAGTGCTCCGGGCTGTTAACACGCTCCAGTCACCACCACAGCTTTGTCCAAATTGCTGGATACGTTAAATGTGGTCAGTCCTGGAACCAGTCCGCTCTGCTAAGGTGCACAACATTCTCACCTTGATCCAGGTCAGGAAACACGGCTGATGGCAGCTAGATCTGGTTTTGGTGATCACTGActcacagccctgccagccTACCCTGCCCACTAACACTGCTCTCCTTGTCTCAGTACCTCTGGTACTCCATTTTTGTGAGACCTTAGTCTACAGCCACCAGGAGCCACAAAGTACCCCCTGCTGCCTTACAGCTTCCACCACACTATATGGGGAGGGAGCTTTGGTACAGGGATGGTTGTGCCTAGGCTGGCAGGAAAACACACAGCGTGGGTCTGCAAAAAGATGCTGTGAAACCTGCCCACTCAACACCTTCCATACACAAATGTCTCTTCTCCAACCACACTGaccctccccagctgctgctgctctctggatTGAGGTTTGGGGACAGAACTCCAGCACTCACCCAGAGCTCCCTGGCAGATATCTGTCCGGGTTGCGCCACCGACGATGAACTGAGGGTCATCCACTAACTCCTGCATAAGGAGAGAATCAAGCGTTGGATCTCGGCAGAACCTGTGCCCATTGCAGCTCTGACTCAGGAGAATGGGAGTATCATCCCTGAGATGCACTCCCACCTGCCCTCTGCTAGGTGAAACTGCCTGACTGCAACCTCAAGGCCATCACAGGAAGGCAAGGCAAGATCTTCTTCAGCAGGAAATGGCTAGATGGGCATTGCCCCTGGACTCATGGCATCGGTGGAAACATAACCCCGACAGCCCCAGTCACTGAGGGTGTCACACCCACGCTGGGACATCCAGAAGCAATGGCACAACTCTCCCATTATAAAGTCCAACGTGTACTGCccagaaggaagaagaatgtGCTAAACACAATGCTCTTTGAGTATTCAGTGAGCGTTATTCCTCTGGGGAACGGGCAATGAAGCACGTGAGGGACTTTAAGCACAGCAAGAAGCAAATGGAAGCCAAGCTGCAGCTTGGCACACCACATTAATGCAGATACTGCAGGTGAGGGACATGAGCCCAGCACTTACCGACGGCCGCTTCCACTCCACGCCCCGTGTCTTGCTGGAGTGCGGCCCCAGCTCCTTGAAGCCAAGGGCAGTGGGGCCAGCTGGGAACTGAGGGTCCCTGAAGAGGGTACCACTCTCGATGCAGTCTTGCTTGAGGGCTTCATAGTCCTGGTTGAGGTACTTGACAGCATTGTGGTGCTCACCGACCCCCTCGGCTCTCAGGCGGTCCCTCTGCAGCCGGGCAGCAATCCCCCCGAAGGGCATCATAGCTGGGCACTGGCACCGCTACCTCCACCTCTGTGTCCTGCAATGAAACTgtgaggctggggctgggcacgGCCTGCCCTTAAAAGCATCCCTGGGATGGGAAGATGCACTGTGCGGATTTGGTGCTGGGAGGGCCTTGCCAGGCCCCATGCCCGGTGCAGACAGCGGCGCCTTTCTGCTGAGAAGTGGGCCATGGCCTCCAGCCCAGCTGTCAAGCTCCCAGAGCCTCCAGGGAGGCTGAATGAGCGGAGCCGTTTTGATGGTGGGCTGGAAATAAATAGCGTTCTGGCCGCTGCGCGGAGCCTTCCCGTCCCCTCTGCACATGAGAGCTGAATGCAGAAGAATTCCAGGCACTTTCGGCCTctgaaaataacttcttccAGCTGTGCGCCTTGCTGCTAAGCCTCTTCAGGGGGACAGCTTTCTGGTCACCGGGATGGGACCTTCCCGATCCTACTTGCCTGATGAGCGTAagcagctgccaggctgcttcTCGACAGCCGCCCACGGCTGCCCAAGCACTGAGTCAACGAGACGGGAAGGGAGGAGCCCTCCggggagcagaggcagctctATCGGTGGGGCACTGGGAAGGAAGAGGCGTGACAGCCCTTCCCCAGTGCACAGGGCGGCTGACTCAGGCCCcggagcagtgctgtgctccctgcctgtcccagctcctgctcatAGGGCCAAACCCCCTGGAGGTTCAGCAGCACAAGGCAGCAGAGTGACCCTTGAGTGAAAGACCCATTTTCCCTCGCCCTGCCAGAGCCAGCAAGGCCCTGAGAGCAGCggtggggacagcagcaccggcctgctgcctgcccagcacTCTGGCTCTGGAGAGGCCTCTGCCTGTCCCAAAAGCGGTGCAGTAGCCATGCGAAGGCAGGTAGCACCAAAGAGGGTGCAAGCTCTTGGCACATGCTGTGCTGCTTACATGCCACAGACATGGCTGCTAATCCCAAGGTCTGTCCTCATCAGCTTTCCAGGAGGAACATCTGCTCCTCTCCCCCACTCCTGTCCCAAAGGCGGTCTCAGTCCCTCATCTTTTCTCTGCAACAGCCCCAAAACTACGGAACTGCCTCTCTGTGCCTCTCACTTGACTCCTGCTTGGCAACCAGGATGCTGGCAGCGAGAAGCATGTTTCCTTGAGACTGGTCGGGTGactcctcccagctgctgctctgcagggccgCAGGACAAGGAACccaagcacagctcccagcttcTGCCTCGCAGTGAGGGAAATCCCCCTCCTTGCAACCTCTCCTCACGGTCCAGCCCCGGGCAGGGCCGCAGCACAGAGCTGCGCACAGCCGGGCCGTGGCACCAAGCCGGTTATTCTTAGCCCTGTTACTCAGAGCTGCAGGCCGTGCTGGCTGGCAGGCGGAGGTCACACAAGCGCAGGGCGAGGGAAAGCGTTGCAGACCCCAGGGTGGGACAGGAGTTGTGTGGGACGCTGGGCAGCGGGGTGAGGACAAGCAGTGGGAGGGGAATTCCCAAGGAGATGCTGATGGATGCCGAGGGCACGCAGCGGGCAGAGGAGGCGTACAGCCAAGCAGAGGTGAGCCAAGCTGCAGGATGGCTTTCCGTGCGGGGCAACCTCCAACCGCAATAGGACGCAGCGCTGGAGGCACCCTGGTTCCCCCGGGTGGGAGCACTGCGACACGCCGGAGCGTGCACAGAGCCTCCGGGCAGCACCGCCCGCAATCTCTGCAGGCCTCCGGCCGCTCTCGCAGGGGACGGGTCGGCCCCGGCGCCGCTCTGACCGCCCACAGCCGCCCCGCCACAGCGCGGCCCGCAGCAGTGCCCGTGCCCCGAATCCCGTTCCCCTCAGCCCGAAGGGATGGGGCCGCAGGCAGGCCCGCCCGCAGGCCTCAGCTCCGCGCCACAGGGCAGGGCGGATCCCACACGGCCGCGCCCCGGAGCCCCGCAGCGGCACGGGGCGGGACGGGTCTCCCTGGGGCTTCCCGCGGCGGGCCCACCGCgcagaggaggggaggagagggccGGGCACTCACCGTTCGCCCCGCGCGGAAGCCGCCGCCGTTGCCGCCGCCGCCCTGCCCGGCTCGGAGCAGCGGAGGAGGGGTTAGGGCGGGCAGGATGTGCGAGCGGCCCGCGGGCAGGGGGAGCTCCGGGCAGTTAAAGGCGCAGCGGCCGCTCAGCCCGCTGCTCCCCGGTCGCCCCGCAGCGCGGAGCCGCCCGCCGTGACTCAGCGTGCCGCTATGCGGGGCGGTGCCGCCCGCAGCGACGGGCTCGGCTGCTACCTGCTGCCCGGCCCACCCCCCGAGCGGGGCGGCGGGCTGCGATCGGACCGGCGGATTTGTGCCCCAAGGACTCGGACCGGCGGATTTGTGCCCCAAGGACTCGTCCCGGCTTCTGTCCGTGCCTTGAGCTAGTCCGTGTCGATGAGCTAGCCTTTGTCCCGGCTCTCTCAGCTCCTGCCGCGCCCCGCATCTCCTTGCCGTGCACCCGCTTCATCGCCTCTCCGTAGCCTTTTAAGCTGCTTTCAGAGCTCAGGTGTAATCCTTCCCCGGAGGCTGCCCCGTGTCCTGCCCCGTGCTTGGGAGCAGCTTCCTTCCAAGTCCTTGCCACCCTCCCAGTGCTTTCCCTGGCTGCCGTGCCCACAGGAAcgcagcagcaggtgctgcacCCGCTCTTGCCTCCAGTTCCCCCATTGTGTGTTCCTGCACTGCCCCTTCCCTGTCCATCGGCTGCGGGCTGCCCTAGAATTCCTACCCGCAGGAATGAGGGCCGTTAGGGCCCAGGTGAAAGGGAGTGGGGTACTGAGGTCAGAGCTGGGCTAGCCCACACCTTGCTGGGACAGGCAGCAGCCACTTACACAACCCAACCAGCGTGCTTGGCCTAAGGCCAGGGCCCCAGCTGCCTAggaacagccctgctgctgttgcaCGCTTGCATGCTTCgcagacagcagagctgcaagtaGCAAAGCCACCGTGggcagctgctcagagctctcAGACAGGACACCCCCACCCCGTTCCCAAACCATCCTCCCTACCCCTCCTTTCTTGCAGGCAGCTGAGATTACACGGCCCGCTCCCCATGCCTGCGCTGTTGGCAGCAGAACAGACAGAACAGGACGCACAGGGGGGGCATGCAGCCCCCCACCCTGGTTGCAGCACGCATGCTCCCACAGCCCGCTGCAGCCTCCCCACCCACTGCTGCACAAAGACAGACTGCAAGAACAatagctccttttttttccttttttttttttcttcctccttttgtaCAC
The sequence above is drawn from the Numida meleagris isolate 19003 breed g44 Domestic line chromosome 3, NumMel1.0, whole genome shotgun sequence genome and encodes:
- the CAPN11 gene encoding calpain-11, whose protein sequence is MMPFGGIAARLQRDRLRAEGVGEHHNAVKYLNQDYEALKQDCIESGTLFRDPQFPAGPTALGFKELGPHSSKTRGVEWKRPSELVDDPQFIVGGATRTDICQGALGDCWLLAAIGSLTLNEELLHRVVPHGQSFQEDYAGIFHFQIWQFGEWVDVVVDDLLPTKDGELLFVHSAECTEFWSALLEKAYAKLNGCYESLSGGSTTEGFEDFTGGVAEMYDLKRAPRNMGHIIRKALERGSLLGCSIDITSAFDMEAVTFKKLVKGHAYSVTAFRDVNYRGQQEQLIRIRNPWGQVEWTGAWSDGSSEWDNIDPSDREELQLKMEDGEFWMSFRDFMREFSRLEICNLTPDALTKDELSRWHTQVFEGTWRRGSTAGGCRNNPATFWINPQFKIKLLEEDDDPGDDEVACSFLVALMQKHRRRERRVGGDMHTIGFAVYEVPEEAQGSQNVHLKKDFFLRNQSRARSETFINLREVSNQIRLPPGEYIVVPSTFEPHKEADFILRVFTEKQSDTAELDEEISADLADEEEITEDDIEDGFKNMFQQLAGEDMEISVFELKTILNRVIARHKDLKTDGFSLDSCRNMVNLMDKDGSARLGLVEFQILWNKIRGWLTIFRQYDLDKSGTMSSYEMRMALESAGFKLNNKLHQVVVARYADAEMGVDFDNFVCCLVKLEAMFRFFHSMDPDGTGTAVMNLAEWLLLTMCG